Below is a genomic region from Haliotis asinina isolate JCU_RB_2024 chromosome 14, JCU_Hal_asi_v2, whole genome shotgun sequence.
TGCAAACCCTCACTTGTTGCAATTACTTATATGATCGTTTCACGATTACATCTACAttcatttacagatggatccaggGGTgatggcgcagtagcttgtgccactgtcattggaaccacaacaatatcttccagattaccggatagtagttctattttcacagctgaagcaaacacAATATTAACGGATCTTAGATATGTTCAAAAAcacactaaacataaacaatatataatctattcagactctctttcgtgtcTTCGGGTGGTTAAaaacttatcatgtaaacatccacttttaatcgaaattattgaattgtataatgatcttgccactggccaatacgacatcgttttgTGTTTCTTTACTCTGCCACTCTGCCAATggtcgatcttgctgccaaagcagaactcaacaaatctgtgacgacACTTCTGATTCCACACTCAGACTATAAAGCTTCAAGCTGCAAGATCacacatccgtgatctgatgcaaaagaagtgagactcccaagtaggtatcaataaattacatgcaataaaaccctatattggttacacctacttgggttgtcagttcagatttgaggaggtcgttatacgacgatgtcgcattggccatactagatacactcacgaatgcaatacttaaaggtgaggatcctccattttgtatcccttgtgatgaaggaatcacggtcaagcatgtcatgcttgactgtattaattttgccatcacaagggaaaaatattttagtgtcaaaacaatgaaggatcttttcaatgttataatgttattatcatttaatcactgaatttttaaaggaaatagaattattggataaattgtgaataatatgttttgtaaatagaaagttgATATTTTAAACATGATGGTGTGAActgtcaactgcgattgttagtggctgtaccgtcAAAGAGGATTAAAGTAGCGCAAACTTATTgcccccctgagagggtacgtaagtcccaaaactttcaacgTGAAATTTATACTTACCAGTATTTTAAAcgtaatatttttgtcattttaaattttggctacATTTATCTACAATTCCCAGCTCCTGAGGGGAgggtataaatccagctagggtccatgcaggtagccaaagtaatgtaagtccccttggtcctcagtatggtgatctaccttcagttgctagtgatctatagcctatttttatactATCATGTATTGTCCACTTCATATACCagttttaaattcgaattgTGATACGCTAGTTATTTTACCATACTTTGACgacgggttttataatatatacatattctttgCAGTCatatttgttctcgtcacgacatagctgagatgttgccgatgtgacgttaaattataactcactcactcacatctacATTCACGTGTTGTGCATTACTTTATATTAAAGAGGAGAAGTCaatgatgtacatgtaattcACTGTCTCTATAAAATGAGACAAAGTCTCGCTTGGTGACCTTGATACGTTCGAACGTCACTGTCTGTATCCAAAgagttatatatatttatcaatttcCATCACGCCATTCTTAGTGAGTACCATGAATGCACGTCAAACACAGAAGCAAGTAATAGGAGGACCTTGCCAAGGCATTTTTGTCACGCAGGAGTGAGCGCGTTAAAAGTTTACATCGCATCGACAATGCTACAGCATAGAGCCATGAAAACAAGGTGATCATTTTACAATATCTGTGAACAAATGACAGTAAAGCTAGCTATAATATCACACTGTCAAGAATAAACTATCATTAGCATCTATCTCTAAAACAAGATTGCAAATTAGGACAATATATTATAACAAACAGGTTTAGTAACGCAAGCACTGAAGGTAGGTTAccgtactagggaccatgggaacctCCTGTAACAGTACTTTTCCTAACTGTCATGTAATAAGATGTGTATGTTCCAAATCCCCTGACGGGTTTGAAAtgcaaacataaaaacataacCAACATAGACACCTGTATGATATTATTCAACATTACGTCATTATGGGACTAGGTGACGTCATTACTCTACCCCGTCAGCAGGATGATAGGCATCAGTCAGCTACTTGCCTGAGACAAAGGGATATATTTCTAACCGTTATACACGCATGGTTAAAGCCATATAGAATAGTTATCGCATGTCAAGCCTGTCCATGCCGCTGAAATTTGATATGATGATACTCCTGACCCTGACGCCTGTTGTTTACGTAGCACAAGGCTATCTACACAATGTGATATCAAAGGTCTTTTACACAATACAGTCTCTAATACTGAGGTGAGCATGACATCTCTTTTTCGTCTCgtaaatatgtgttgtttaATTTTACAATGAACAAATATAATAGTATATATCGTTTCAGAAACTTTGTGTTAATAATGACACACTGCCAGTGGTGATCTGTgtaatttgttgaaagttgGGACTGCACGTTCTACTGTCTGACAAAACTCAAATTCATTGTTGCAGCCGTGATGACGCATCACCGTGACATTCGCCGGCATGGGGAGCTCGACATCAGGTGATGATTTCTTCTGAAatttattaattaattaacgCTTCTTTCACGTAGGACGATCTCGCTTTTTACATAAAACCATTAAGTATGCAAAATATTCTCGAACAAGAACAAAGCAGCTTGTCAACTGTCAGCGACATACACGCGTACGTGGGACTCATCATAGGCATGCATTACTTCTGAATAGCTTCATGAATAACTCTGGTTCGCCGTGATATGCCCGGAAGCGCAGTTTATACACCTGCTGAAACCATTATGATTCAGAGTCATCTAACATGTGACAATCCATAGTAATTTCAGAATGAGTCACCTgtatttagtttagttttatgccactcgcCATTCCAGCCAAATAGTGGGGGCATGgtgggggcatggtgggcgagatGGCTACAGCACCAGGATAGTAATCCAGCAAGCTTGAGGTGACGGGATcgaacccacctgtgaccgggtgtagaAACCTTAGAGTCAGCTTTGTGttcagactctttcagtgttgccaTAACCCCTAGCGTATGGCGCACAATCATCGACAACACGCAGTCCGTTGGTATGTGGTCAGAtgatggccacatgaatacacgCAAACACcaagttgcgggtacagcaacgtgcagtaaacttggacaacgTTCTGTGACTATGTGCCCCAGTCCAACCAGCTGTTAATGTGTACCTCTTAAGGAAGGGAAAGTCccattaactcggtgcgccaagtAGCTGCGAGAGTTGTGTGATCCCCAGGGAGTGATGGTCATCATAACTCAACTTGACGTTAGATGTAATATGTATGTAGTTTGTATGAAACAAGACGGCCCTTTTGAATTATTTGAACTATAAGACGAACATGATTTTAGTTTCATATTATGCCAAGGAAGAATCGACTCTCATTAAGAAAGTAAAAGACAAAGTCAGGCGAAAGTGTAAGCTGAATCTAAAAAAAGTGTCAGGTCGTTCTCAAGCCAGTCCCCTACTTCTGTTTGCGGAGGTCACAACCACCATCGATAAGGCTgtcaatgacgtcatcaaagACGCAAGAGGTATCGTGCTATTTCACCTGACTTCTGAAAGTAGACCCCGAAAACAAACATGCCCGTCTAAATACAAACCCCCGGCACCTCCTATGCATCACTTATCCGCATCCCAAAGACTCTCTCGTAATCTGTCTATGAATTTAATCTCTAAAACTTACTAAACTGGGATGcttattttccatttttcattAACGTCAGTACTATGAATATCGTTGATGGCAAATCGTTTTTCACCATTGCAGGTGGCGATGACGTTTTTGTCGTTACAGTCAAAGTCTCAGATAGACACCCAGGCAAAAACAAGCATTTGTCCGATTTCATAGATCAAAGCACAAGGATTTTAATCGGAGATGCATGTGTTTTCTTCTTTGACATGAACCTTTCATCGACGGATTATCGGAATGACAATAAGATAGCTTGTTGTGGAATAAACCGGTTCTTGTCAAACGTCAAACCATTTGACCGACACATGATACAACCTCGTGTTACTTTTCAGAGACACCCCTACCTCAATGAGCCAGGTAAAT
It encodes:
- the LOC137261445 gene encoding uncharacterized protein isoform X1, with the translated sequence MGSSTSVSYYAKEESTLIKKVKDKVRRKCKLNLKKVSGRSQASPLLLFAEVTTTIDKAVNDVIKDARGGDDVFVVTVKVSDRHPGKNKHLSDFIDQSTRILIGDACVFFFDMNLSSTDYRNDNKIACCGINRFLSNVKPFDRHMIQPRVTFQRHPYLNEPVCFYFAPGSHMEQDTLTFVQEVGQFPLQKCARTDVKSVSPLILFTPCYTRVDEDANFILREARDGHDVFLVVIESAYKHSADSKLPYLSAKNRRRIGDCGTLVYSLDYKSFQETSRNMQMIQRLREFLIHTLEENKYDSLRRSQNNLDDCRGTLL